From the Simplicispira suum genome, the window ATGAGCGCGCGATCAACACCCTGATGAAGTGGAATCTGGCGGTGGACGAGGCGATGTTTCTGGGCGGGCTGGAAAAGGGGCCGTTTTTGCGCGAATTCGAACCCGATTTCTTTTTTGACGACCAAACCGGCCATGTCAGCTCGGCCGCGCGCCATGTGCCCGCTGGCCATGTGCGCAGTCTGCCGGGGGCGGCTTAGAACAAAGCGCTTACAGCCCCGAAGTGCGCTTGATCTTGGGGTCCGAATAGGTCAGCGGCTCGTTCTTGGCCTGCTGCGCCATGCGCTCGGCCAAGGTCACTTTATTGACGTCTTGGGCGAGTTCGATGGCGCTGCCGCTGGCGCGCCACATCGACTGAATGAATTCGATCAATTGCTTGTAAATGGGCTCTTTGGGCGGCTCCACCGGCTTTTCGATCTCTTTCTTCTCCTTGACTTCGGTCCAGTCGAGATTTTCCTTGTCGGCGGCCGAAGGCTTTTCCGGCGTCTTGACGATGGCGCCCTCGCCCAGGCGATCCATGGACTCGACCGGATTGGCGGCGTTGATGGGACGCACCGGCACCGCTCCGGACGCCCCGGTGGAGTACAGATCGGCGCCCTGGGGACGCCAGCTTGTCGATCGGTCAACAGGTGGCAGTTGCATGGCAGTGGCCTCGGTAGGCTGAGGGGACGGGGTGGGCTACTCCCATCTCGTACGTCCATTTCGGCGAAGTGAAGGGGAACTTAAGCCCTTTTCGACGAATCACCCCAAAAATAAGGGTTTATCCCTATCAAGCCTCTCAGATAGCCCTAAAGAAATCGCTCCAGGAGCCGGCGCGAGCTGCGGTCCAGCGCTTCGGTGTCGGCAATGCGGTACTGGACCCCCTCGCCGCTGGCAATCAACAGGCGCGTCCGCCCGGCAAGCCGGCGGATATCCTCCTCGGCCTTCAGGGTGAGGCGGGTGTCGCCGCGATCGGTCTCTACCTGCCAGACGCTGGGGGTGGAAAAACTCGATACCGATACCAGGCGCGTGATCGTCGGAGAAAACTCCCGCATCGCCAGTTCCTCGTCGACGAGCGTGCGCAAGGCGCCGGGCAAGTCCGCCTGGCGGGCCACCCACAGCAGTTCGTGCCCGTCGTGGCCCAGCAGGGAGAGTCCTTCCTGCGGTGCAGCAATGGGAAAGGCGCGCACGGGCTGCACGCCGCTGTGCTCGCTGCCATCGGCCAGGGTCAGCACCAGGCGGCCATGCGCGTCGCGCCGCAGCTGCAACTTTGTGGGATCAGAATGCGTATTCATACTTGGCCTGCGGGGTGGGCGGAATGGGTCAGCGCGCCTTCGGGCAGGATGCCTGCGGCCTGCGCGTCTTCCTCAGCGCGCCGCGCCTGCGCTTCGTACAGGCGCCAGTAGGCGCCCTGCCGCTCCATCAGCGCGTCGTGCGGCCCGACTTCAACGATTTCGCCCCGGTCCATCACCACCAGCCGGTCGGCCTTGCGCAGCGTGGACAGGCGGTGGGCAATGGCAATGGTGGTGCGGCCCTGGACCAGGTTGTCGAGCGCCTTCTGGATTTCCTTTTCCGTCTCGGTGTCCACGGCCGAAGTCGCTTCGTCCATGATCAGGATGCGCGGATCAATCAGCAGCGCGCGGGCAATGCTGATGCGCTGGCGCTCACCGCCCGACAGCCCCTGGCCGCGCTCGCCCACCAGCGAGTCGTAGCCATGCGCCAGCCGCAGGATGAATTCGTGCGCATGGGCAGCGCGCGCCGCCGCCACGATTTCGGCGCGCGTCGCCTCGGGTTTGCCGTAGGCAATGTTCTCGGCAATCGTGCCAAAGAACAAAAACGGCTCCTGCAGCACCAGGCCGATGTGGCGCCGGTAGTCGGCTACGGCAAAGCGGCGGATGTCGGTGCCGTCGAGCGCAATGGTCCCCTCGGTCACGTCATAAAAGCGGCAGATCAGATTCACCAGCGTACTCTTGCCCGAACCGCTGTGGCCCACCAGCCCAATCATCTCGCCGGGGCGAATGTCCAGGTCCAGATTCTTGATGACGGCGCGGCTGCCGTAGCGAAAGCCCACGCCGCGCAGCGCAATGGCGCCCTGCACCCGCTCCATGCGCACCGGATGGACCGGCTCAGGCACGTTGCTGACGTGGTCCAGGATGTCAAAAATGCGCTTGGCGCCCGCAGCGGCCTTTTGCGTGACCGAGACAATGCGGCTCATGGAATCGAGCCGCCCATAGAAGCGTCCGATGTAAGCAATAAATGCCGTCAGCACGCCCACCGTGATCTGGCCTTTCGACACCAGCCAGATGCCAAAACCCCAGACCACCAGAAGGCCGATTTCTGTCAGCAGCGACACCGTGGGCGTGAACAGAGACCAGGTCTTGTTGAGTTTGTCATTCACCTGCAGGTTGTGCTGGTTGGCGTCGTGAAAACGCTGGGCTTCGCGCTTTTCCTGGGCGAACGCCTTGACCACGCGGATGCCCGGAATGGTGTCGGCCAGCACATTGGTGACCTCGCTCCAGACCCGGTCAATCTTCTCGAAGCCGGTGCGCAGGCGGTCGCGCACGGTGTGGATCATCCAGCCAATGAAGGGCAAGGGCACCAGCGTGACCAGCGCCAGCCAGGGATTGATCGAGAAAAGGATCGCCGCCGTCATGAAAATCATCAGCACGTCGGTGACAAAGTCGAGTGCATGCAGCGACAGGAAGACATTGATGCGGTCCGTCTCGGACCCGATGCGCGCCATCAGATCCCCGGTGCGCTTGCCGCCAAAGTAGTCCAGCGAGAGGCGCAGCAAATGCTCGTACGTCGTAGTGCGCAGGTCGGCGCCAATGCGCTCGGACACCAGGGCCAGGATGTAAGTGCGCGCCCAGCCCAACCCCCAGGCCAGCAAGGCCGACGCCAGCAAGCCGCTCAGGTACAGAAGCACCAGGCCAGGTTCAATCGTCTGCCCGTTCTGAAACGGGATCAGGATGTCATCCATCAGCGGAATGGTCAGGTAGGGCGGCACCAGCGTCGCGGCAGTGGACGCCAGCGTGAGAAAAAAACCTGCGGCCAGCTGTTTGCGGTACGGACGCGCAAAGCGCCACAGGCGCAGCAAAACCCAGGTGGACGTCTTCGCCGGCTGAGCGCGGGCGCAGACCGGACACTCTTCGGCGTCCGGCGGCAGCTCGCTCTGGCAGACGGGACACAGTGCGTCGCCGTCCTCGGACGCGCGCGCCTCCCACCCGCCTCGCACGATCTGCCCAATGCGCTGCTCGAACTGCCGCAGCAGCCGCTGCGCCACCGGGTTCTGTGCCAGGGTAAAGCGCCACAGCGCAATGCGGCGGACGTCGTCGTGCAGTTCCAGCGTGCCGACGCCGCCATGGTCCAGCAAGCGCAGGCCCAGTCCCGGCTCCAGTGTCCACTCGCGCCACTCACGATCGTGGTTGCGTGCCATCAGGCGCTGATCGGTCAGCACCAGCAGGCCGCTGGCAAACTGCAGGGTTTCGCTGAGGTCAACCTCCAGCGTGGCGAGCACGTTTTCATCGGAGGCAAGCCGCTCGTTCAGAGCGGCGTCAGAAAAACGGGGCGCGGCGCCCAGATCGGCCGCACGGTGGTGATGTTGCATCTTGATTGGAATAAGCGCGAAATGCGCAGACCCGGCAACGCCGGGCAGCAGGCGAATTTTCACCCAAACACGCGCGGCGCTGGCAACGGTATGCTTGCCATTTTGCTTTCCCGTCATTGCCATCGCGGGGTACTTCTACGTTTGCCACAGATATTCGCCCCCTCCCTGTAGTGCCCCATGACACCCTTTAAAGACATCGAACTTCTGCGTATCCACTATTTGCGTGGCCCCAATATCTGGACCTACCGGCCGGTGCTGGAGGTCTGGCTGGACCTGGGGACGCTTGAAGACCACCCCTCACACCAGCTTGCCGGCTTCAATGAGCGGCTCACCGCCTGGTTGCCGGCGCTGATCGAGCACCACTGCGGTGTGGGCGAGCGCGGCGGCTTCCTGCAGCGCCTGCAGGAGGGCACCTGGTGCGGCCACGTGCTGGAGCACATCGTGATCGAACTGCTCAACCTGGCCGGTATGCCCACAGGCTTTGGCCAGACGCGCTCAACCAGCCAGCACGGCGTGTACCGCATGGTGTTCCGGGCGCGCGAAGAGCAGGTGGCGCGCAGCGCGCTGGCAGAGGGCCACGCGCTCATCATGGCTGCCATCAACGACCTGCCCTTTGACGTGGACGCCGCAGTGGCGCGTGTGCGCACGGTGGTGGATGACCGCTATCTTGGCCCCAGCACGGCTTGCATCGTCACTGCGGCAGCCGACCGCAGCATTCCGCACATCCGCCTCAACGACGGCAATCTGGTGCAGTTGGGCTATGGCGCAGCGCAGCGCCGCATCTGGACGGCCGAGACCGAATTCACCAGCGCCATCGCCGAAGGCATCGCCAGCGACAAAGACCTCACCAAGAGCCTGCTCAAGGCCTGCGGCGTTCCGGTGCCCGAGGGCCAGGTGGTCAGCAGCCCCGAAGCGGCCTGGGAGGCGGCTCAGGACATCGGCCTGCCCGTGGTCGTCAAACCCTCAGACGGCAACCACGCGCGCGGCGTCACGCTCGACCTGCGCAAACGAGAGGACATCGAGGCCGCGTGGCACGTGGCCGAGCCCGAAGGCAGCGAGGTCATGGTCGAGCGCTTCATTCCCGGCGACGAGCACCGCCTGCTCATCGTCGGCGGCAAGCTGGCGGCAGCGGCGCGGGGCGAATTGGTCAGCGTCACCGGCAACGGCCGCAGCACGGTGGCCGAGCTGATCGAGAGCCAGCTCAACTCCGACCCGCGCCGGGGCTATGAGGAAGAGTATCCGCTGGACCTCATTGATCCACGTGCCATGGTCACGGTACAGCTCGAACTCCAGCGCCAGGACCTGACGGCCGATTCGGTGCCCGTCGCCGGCCGCCAGGTTGTGGTGCAGCGCAACGGCAATGTCGCCGTGGACTGCACCGACGAAGTCCACCCCGAGGTGGCCTACATCGCGGCACTGGCTGCCAAAGTGGTGGGACTGGACATTGCGGGAATCGACATGGTGGCGCAGGACATCGGCAAGCCCCTGCACACCCAGGGAGGCGCCATTGTCGAAGTCAACGCCGGCCCAGGCCTGCTGATGCACCTCAAACCCGCCGTGGGTGCGCCGCGCCCGGTCGGACAGGCGATTGCCGAGCACCTTTTCCCGCAGGTGGAAGACGGCGCTGACGGCGACCACGCCGGCCGCATTCCCATTGTGGGTGTTGCGGGAACACGCGCCAGCGCCACCATTGCGCGGCTGGTGGCCTGGTTTCTGCACCTGGGTGGGCGCTATACGGGCCTGGCGTGCAGCCAGGGCCTGTTTTTGAACGAACGCTGCGTGGACACCCGCGCAAGCGCCCACTGGGAAGGCGCACGGCGCCTGCTGACCAGCCAGATGGTGCAAGCCGCCGTGATTGAAAACGACGCCCGCGCCATCCTGCAAGATGGCCTGGCCTATGACCGCTGCAGCGTCGGCGTGGTGACCGACATGGACGGCTGGGAAGCGCTGGCCTCCTTTGACATCCGTGCGCAGGACCAGATGCCGCGCGTGCTGCGCACCCAGGTGGACGTGGTGCTGGCCAGCGGAGCGGCGGTTCTCAATGCCGACGAACCCGAGGTGGCGGCGCTCGCCCGGCTGTGCGACGGTGCGGTGATCCTGACCTCCACCGACCCGGCCAATCCCTTGCTGGCAGCGCACCGCGCCAACGACAACGGCCGCG encodes:
- the cphA gene encoding cyanophycin synthetase produces the protein MTPFKDIELLRIHYLRGPNIWTYRPVLEVWLDLGTLEDHPSHQLAGFNERLTAWLPALIEHHCGVGERGGFLQRLQEGTWCGHVLEHIVIELLNLAGMPTGFGQTRSTSQHGVYRMVFRAREEQVARSALAEGHALIMAAINDLPFDVDAAVARVRTVVDDRYLGPSTACIVTAAADRSIPHIRLNDGNLVQLGYGAAQRRIWTAETEFTSAIAEGIASDKDLTKSLLKACGVPVPEGQVVSSPEAAWEAAQDIGLPVVVKPSDGNHARGVTLDLRKREDIEAAWHVAEPEGSEVMVERFIPGDEHRLLIVGGKLAAAARGELVSVTGNGRSTVAELIESQLNSDPRRGYEEEYPLDLIDPRAMVTVQLELQRQDLTADSVPVAGRQVVVQRNGNVAVDCTDEVHPEVAYIAALAAKVVGLDIAGIDMVAQDIGKPLHTQGGAIVEVNAGPGLLMHLKPAVGAPRPVGQAIAEHLFPQVEDGADGDHAGRIPIVGVAGTRASATIARLVAWFLHLGGRYTGLACSQGLFLNERCVDTRASAHWEGARRLLTSQMVQAAVIENDARAILQDGLAYDRCSVGVVTDMDGWEALASFDIRAQDQMPRVLRTQVDVVLASGAAVLNADEPEVAALARLCDGAVILTSTDPANPLLAAHRANDNGRAVLLQGGQVLLVQGPSEKSLGALDRLTQGHGDAPVPEPALLAAIGAAWALDIAPDLIAAGIKTFEPAAAAAGVPRVPVLPL
- a CDS encoding DUF1854 domain-containing protein — translated: MNTHSDPTKLQLRRDAHGRLVLTLADGSEHSGVQPVRAFPIAAPQEGLSLLGHDGHELLWVARQADLPGALRTLVDEELAMREFSPTITRLVSVSSFSTPSVWQVETDRGDTRLTLKAEEDIRRLAGRTRLLIASGEGVQYRIADTEALDRSSRRLLERFL
- a CDS encoding ABC transporter ATP-binding protein, which encodes MQHHHRAADLGAAPRFSDAALNERLASDENVLATLEVDLSETLQFASGLLVLTDQRLMARNHDREWREWTLEPGLGLRLLDHGGVGTLELHDDVRRIALWRFTLAQNPVAQRLLRQFEQRIGQIVRGGWEARASEDGDALCPVCQSELPPDAEECPVCARAQPAKTSTWVLLRLWRFARPYRKQLAAGFFLTLASTAATLVPPYLTIPLMDDILIPFQNGQTIEPGLVLLYLSGLLASALLAWGLGWARTYILALVSERIGADLRTTTYEHLLRLSLDYFGGKRTGDLMARIGSETDRINVFLSLHALDFVTDVLMIFMTAAILFSINPWLALVTLVPLPFIGWMIHTVRDRLRTGFEKIDRVWSEVTNVLADTIPGIRVVKAFAQEKREAQRFHDANQHNLQVNDKLNKTWSLFTPTVSLLTEIGLLVVWGFGIWLVSKGQITVGVLTAFIAYIGRFYGRLDSMSRIVSVTQKAAAGAKRIFDILDHVSNVPEPVHPVRMERVQGAIALRGVGFRYGSRAVIKNLDLDIRPGEMIGLVGHSGSGKSTLVNLICRFYDVTEGTIALDGTDIRRFAVADYRRHIGLVLQEPFLFFGTIAENIAYGKPEATRAEIVAAARAAHAHEFILRLAHGYDSLVGERGQGLSGGERQRISIARALLIDPRILIMDEATSAVDTETEKEIQKALDNLVQGRTTIAIAHRLSTLRKADRLVVMDRGEIVEVGPHDALMERQGAYWRLYEAQARRAEEDAQAAGILPEGALTHSAHPAGQV